A window of Mucilaginibacter paludis DSM 18603 contains these coding sequences:
- a CDS encoding sensor histidine kinase, giving the protein MNAAAKIRWLLALICVSLFLTAIIAKNSYSPRNNLDSSAKTLESRLHQKEMFARSFIDDKTTFIKLKNIDNNEQYALDLIDLLKTEKLYITTYRNNELTYWNGVRILPNNVERIKEGSSFIKESNGYYEAIKKTEGNFCAILFIPVKNSYSYQNEYLQNTFSPELLHDNNIDIADFTDQNVYAIHTCNNSYLFSVKLKANNLNRLFIFVQLLLWISGILLLCVLINSLANYVAGKGYPLGSFAIIIAFIGVLRFINLHYHWPDIYQGISLFNPAYYSWNEAFPSLGDFVVNLVLLVWLALFVYNTRSQIIVKPVESKFLSYTILLACTLFLLALSYALLNIFGSLVLHSNINFDVNNVLNLTSFSIVGVVLLCLGFFVFILFAETCLVISSNLNLSKQSKISMFAALIILATLIEAYFYKDISGFYILWGLIILIRGYAIAYDKGKFSPLMYIAIIVVCSTISSIKLYSYQSVKEKDTRKILVKKLESAEDQSAEYLFKQIEEQLVNARFLIDYFDNTTRNHNYLKSRFQKLYFNGYLSKYDFKTYEYDKDNKPLSGNGEFDLNNFKDMVLYSAFKVGGTKYFYKINSAFGFQSYFAIIPISSDTDRLGTIVIELKSKPLKSAEPFPELLIEDRPLANDQFKGYSYAFYSDGKLLNQSGKYTYSLANYEFAGKLKQYIYKTSVGKPSYSHLIYQPTDRKLIVVSKEDDKIYIIVTSLTFFFLVYLAFVFILLGIEWLWLAYKNFDKVKSWSWNFWESFDKVLYKTRIQLSMVFAVVITLLIIGVLTFLSVSSQYQNQQDDFIHDKISRIAVAFEKINFEKNLITSNEDMQLNFNSFADTYSSDLTLFDKDGIPIFTTQPKLYETGLIAPRMNARAFIYLNKLQKSNYVNEETIGSLNYKAAYAPVRSSKNDVIGFLQLPYFSNETEYRERIGAFLNTMINVYALVFIAIGLFAILVARQITTPLTLIQQSLSKTIYGRKNEPIKWQHNDEIGSLIKEYNNMIAALENSAQKLAQSERENAWREMAKQVAHEIKNPLTPLKLGLQLLEKSWKDKDPKFDAKFERFSKSFVEQIDSLSKIASEFSNFAKMPETRLERFNIFEIISQATTIFKQTDNFRIIFNNPNHQFFVLADKDQILRSFNNLLKNAIEAVPADRQGVVEISHHNDGKHVYITIKDNGNGIPEALRERIFVPNFTTKSSGTGLGLALVKNAIEYAGGSISFDTELQVGTTFYISFPAAS; this is encoded by the coding sequence TTGAATGCTGCCGCCAAAATACGCTGGTTACTTGCGCTTATCTGCGTAAGTTTGTTTTTAACAGCCATTATTGCCAAAAACTCATACAGCCCGCGTAATAACCTGGACAGTAGCGCAAAAACGCTCGAATCACGCCTACATCAAAAAGAAATGTTTGCACGTAGTTTTATCGACGATAAAACTACGTTTATCAAGCTTAAAAACATTGATAACAACGAGCAGTATGCGCTTGATCTGATCGATCTGCTGAAGACGGAAAAACTATACATCACCACTTACCGGAATAACGAATTAACCTATTGGAACGGCGTAAGGATTTTACCTAACAATGTTGAACGCATCAAAGAAGGAAGTTCGTTCATAAAAGAATCAAACGGTTATTACGAAGCGATTAAAAAAACCGAGGGCAATTTTTGCGCTATCCTTTTCATCCCGGTTAAAAATAGCTACAGCTATCAAAACGAGTACCTGCAAAACACCTTTTCTCCTGAATTATTGCACGATAACAATATCGATATAGCCGATTTCACCGATCAAAACGTGTATGCCATTCACACCTGCAATAACAGCTATTTATTTTCGGTAAAGTTAAAAGCCAATAACCTAAACCGTTTATTCATTTTTGTTCAGCTATTGTTGTGGATAAGCGGTATACTATTATTGTGCGTGCTCATCAACAGCCTGGCCAATTATGTTGCCGGTAAAGGCTACCCCTTAGGCTCTTTTGCCATTATAATTGCCTTTATTGGCGTTCTTCGTTTTATTAATCTGCACTATCACTGGCCCGATATTTACCAGGGAATAAGTTTATTTAACCCGGCATATTACTCCTGGAACGAGGCCTTTCCGTCGCTTGGCGATTTTGTTGTCAATTTAGTTTTATTGGTATGGCTCGCTCTGTTTGTTTACAACACCCGTAGCCAAATTATCGTCAAACCTGTAGAAAGTAAATTTTTAAGCTACACTATATTATTAGCATGCACACTGTTTTTATTGGCGCTCTCGTATGCCCTGCTAAATATTTTTGGCAGCCTGGTACTGCATTCAAACATCAACTTTGATGTAAACAACGTGCTTAACCTAACCAGCTTTAGCATAGTAGGCGTTGTATTATTGTGCCTGGGCTTTTTTGTTTTTATTTTGTTTGCCGAAACCTGCCTGGTTATCAGTTCTAACCTTAATCTTTCTAAGCAGAGTAAAATATCAATGTTTGCCGCGTTAATCATCCTGGCAACCTTAATTGAGGCTTATTTTTATAAAGATATTTCTGGCTTTTACATTCTATGGGGATTGATCATCCTTATCCGCGGATATGCCATCGCTTATGATAAAGGCAAATTTAGCCCTTTAATGTACATTGCCATTATTGTGGTTTGTTCTACCATATCGTCTATTAAGCTTTATTCATACCAATCCGTTAAAGAAAAAGACACTCGTAAAATACTGGTTAAAAAGCTGGAATCGGCAGAGGATCAATCGGCCGAATATTTATTTAAACAGATAGAGGAGCAATTGGTTAATGCCCGGTTTTTGATCGATTATTTTGATAATACAACGCGCAATCATAATTATCTAAAAAGCCGGTTCCAAAAATTATATTTTAACGGATATCTCTCTAAGTACGACTTTAAAACTTATGAGTATGATAAAGATAATAAGCCGCTATCAGGAAACGGTGAATTTGATTTGAATAACTTTAAAGATATGGTGCTTTACAGTGCCTTTAAAGTAGGCGGAACAAAATATTTTTATAAAATAAACAGCGCCTTTGGCTTCCAAAGTTATTTTGCCATCATCCCCATCAGTTCAGACACAGACAGGCTGGGCACTATCGTCATTGAACTTAAATCAAAGCCGCTTAAAAGCGCCGAGCCTTTTCCCGAATTGCTGATCGAAGACAGGCCCCTGGCAAACGATCAGTTTAAAGGTTATTCGTACGCATTTTACAGCGATGGCAAATTATTGAATCAAAGTGGAAAATACACCTATAGCCTTGCCAATTACGAGTTTGCCGGCAAGCTTAAACAGTATATTTATAAAACAAGTGTGGGCAAACCCAGTTACAGCCATTTGATTTACCAGCCTACCGACCGTAAATTAATTGTGGTAAGTAAAGAGGATGACAAAATTTATATTATCGTTACCTCATTAACCTTCTTCTTTTTAGTGTACCTGGCTTTTGTTTTTATACTCTTAGGTATCGAATGGCTGTGGCTGGCTTACAAAAACTTTGATAAGGTAAAATCGTGGAGTTGGAATTTTTGGGAGAGTTTTGATAAAGTACTCTATAAAACAAGGATACAGCTCTCGATGGTATTTGCGGTGGTAATTACATTGTTGATTATCGGGGTACTTACCTTCCTCTCGGTAAGCTCGCAGTACCAAAACCAGCAGGACGATTTTATTCACGATAAAATTTCGCGTATAGCAGTTGCTTTCGAAAAAATTAATTTCGAAAAAAATCTCATTACCTCTAACGAGGATATGCAATTAAACTTCAACAGCTTTGCTGATACTTACTCATCCGATCTGACGCTTTTTGATAAGGATGGGATACCGATTTTCACCACCCAGCCTAAGCTATACGAAACCGGCTTGATAGCGCCCCGCATGAATGCCAGAGCGTTTATTTACTTAAATAAGCTGCAAAAATCAAACTATGTTAACGAAGAAACCATTGGCTCTTTAAATTACAAGGCCGCTTATGCCCCCGTCAGGAGTTCTAAAAACGATGTGATAGGCTTTTTACAGCTCCCCTATTTCTCTAACGAAACCGAATACAGGGAACGTATAGGCGCTTTTTTAAACACCATGATCAATGTATATGCCCTGGTATTTATTGCTATTGGTTTGTTTGCTATATTGGTTGCCCGGCAAATAACCACTCCGTTAACGCTCATTCAGCAAAGCTTAAGCAAAACCATTTATGGCCGTAAAAACGAACCGATAAAATGGCAGCATAACGATGAGATAGGATCGCTGATTAAGGAATATAACAATATGATTGCCGCCTTAGAGAATAGTGCCCAAAAACTGGCACAGTCTGAGCGGGAAAATGCCTGGCGCGAAATGGCTAAACAGGTAGCCCACGAAATTAAAAACCCCTTAACCCCTTTAAAGTTAGGTTTGCAATTGCTCGAAAAATCGTGGAAAGATAAAGACCCTAAGTTTGATGCTAAGTTTGAGCGGTTCAGCAAATCGTTTGTTGAACAAATTGACAGCCTCTCAAAAATAGCATCGGAGTTTTCAAATTTTGCTAAAATGCCCGAAACCCGCCTTGAGCGGTTCAACATTTTTGAAATAATAAGCCAGGCTACAACTATTTTCAAGCAGACAGATAACTTCAGAATTATTTTCAACAATCCTAACCATCAATTTTTTGTTTTGGCTGATAAGGATCAGATCTTACGAAGCTTTAATAACCTGTTAAAAAATGCAATAGAAGCCGTTCCGGCTGATCGGCAAGGCGTTGTAGAAATTAGCCACCATAACGACGGTAAACACGTTTACATCACAATTAAAGATAATGGAAACGGTATTCCAGAGGCTCTACGCGAACGGATTTTTGTGCCTAATTTTACTACAAAAAGCTCCGGCACAGGCCTGGGTTTAGCCCTGGTAAAAAATGCCATTGAGTATGCAGGCGGAAGCATATCTTTTGATACTGAACTACAGGTTGGCACTACGTTTTATATCAGCTTTCCGGCTGCATCCTGA
- the fabD gene encoding ACP S-malonyltransferase translates to MKAYIFPGQGAQFVGMGKDLYDQSVQARELFEKANDILGFRITDIMFNGTDEDLKQTKVTQPAIFLHSVILAKTLGNRFQPEMVAGHSLGEFSALVSADALSFEDGLRLVAARANAMQKACEIQPSTMAAILGLDDYTVEEICHRISNVVVPANYNCPGQLVISGTIAGVDEACEKLLAAGAKRALKLNVGGAFHSPLMELAKVELEAAIVATEIKSPVCPVYQNIDAKPYTDPQSIKANLISQLTGPVRWTQTMQRMLQDGATSFTEVGPGNVLQGLVKKVDRGVKTESAAL, encoded by the coding sequence TTGAAAGCATATATTTTCCCCGGTCAAGGCGCACAATTTGTAGGTATGGGTAAGGATCTTTACGATCAATCAGTACAAGCCCGCGAACTTTTTGAAAAAGCCAATGATATATTAGGTTTCCGTATTACCGATATCATGTTCAACGGTACCGACGAAGACCTGAAGCAAACCAAGGTAACTCAACCCGCTATTTTTTTGCACTCTGTTATTCTGGCCAAAACCCTGGGTAACCGCTTTCAACCCGAGATGGTTGCAGGCCATTCTTTAGGCGAATTTTCAGCATTGGTTTCTGCTGATGCGCTGTCATTTGAGGATGGCTTACGTTTGGTTGCAGCCCGGGCCAACGCGATGCAAAAAGCCTGCGAGATACAACCGTCAACCATGGCCGCCATATTAGGGCTTGACGACTATACCGTGGAAGAAATTTGTCACCGTATCAGCAATGTGGTTGTTCCGGCTAATTATAACTGCCCCGGCCAACTGGTTATTTCGGGCACCATTGCCGGTGTTGACGAGGCTTGCGAAAAACTACTGGCTGCAGGAGCAAAAAGAGCGTTAAAATTAAACGTAGGCGGCGCGTTCCACTCACCTTTAATGGAACTAGCTAAGGTAGAACTGGAGGCAGCCATTGTTGCTACAGAAATTAAAAGCCCGGTTTGCCCGGTTTATCAAAATATTGATGCCAAACCCTATACCGATCCGCAATCAATCAAAGCTAATTTGATTTCGCAGTTAACAGGCCCCGTTCGCTGGACACAAACCATGCAACGCATGCTACAAGACGGCGCCACTTCTTTTACCGAGGTTGGCCCGGGCAATGTTTTGCAAGGCCTGGTTAAAAAGGTTGATCGCGGGGTAAAAACCGAAAGTGCCGCTCTGTAA
- the folE gene encoding GTP cyclohydrolase I FolE, with amino-acid sequence MSNIPYDYDDDEEIDGYVKIDRYNPELIQNISTHYTDILKQLGEDPEREGLVKTPERVAKALLYLTHGYDLNPQEILESAKFKEDYSQMVVVKDIEVYSMCEHHMLPFFGKAHIAYIPNGHVVGLSKIPRVVDAFARRLQVQERLTNQIRDCIHETLQPIGVAVVIECRHLCMCMRGVQKQNSVTTTSAFTGEFIKEKTRAEFLQLISSKLS; translated from the coding sequence ATGAGCAACATACCTTACGATTACGACGATGATGAGGAAATTGACGGCTATGTAAAAATTGACCGTTATAATCCTGAATTGATTCAAAATATATCTACCCATTACACTGATATTTTAAAACAATTGGGCGAAGACCCGGAACGTGAGGGCCTGGTTAAAACACCAGAACGTGTGGCTAAAGCTTTACTGTATTTAACGCATGGTTATGATTTAAACCCACAGGAGATACTGGAATCGGCTAAGTTTAAAGAGGACTATAGTCAGATGGTGGTAGTGAAAGATATTGAAGTATACTCTATGTGTGAGCATCATATGCTCCCCTTTTTCGGCAAGGCACATATTGCCTATATCCCGAACGGGCATGTAGTAGGGCTGAGTAAAATACCCCGTGTGGTTGACGCTTTTGCACGTCGTTTACAGGTACAGGAGCGCTTAACTAACCAGATTCGCGATTGCATCCACGAAACCCTGCAACCAATTGGTGTTGCCGTTGTAATAGAGTGCCGACACCTGTGTATGTGTATGCGCGGTGTTCAAAAACAAAATTCGGTAACTACAACATCGGCCTTTACGGGCGAGTTTATTAAGGAAAAAACAAGGGCAGAATTTTTGCAGCTGATATCATCAAAATTAAGTTAA
- a CDS encoding 6-pyruvoyl trahydropterin synthase family protein, with product MIYITRKEHFNAAHRMYREEWSAEKNEEMFGKCANPNWHGHNYNLFVTVKGEVTHATGYLMDLKDLKVIINDCVIEKLDHKNINLDVPFMKGKMASTELLCIEIFNQLKAPIEAYQGVFLHSVKLYETENNSAEYFGD from the coding sequence ATGATTTATATTACACGGAAAGAACATTTTAACGCGGCTCACCGGATGTATCGCGAAGAATGGAGCGCCGAAAAGAATGAGGAGATGTTTGGCAAATGCGCCAACCCTAACTGGCACGGCCACAATTACAACCTTTTTGTAACTGTAAAGGGCGAGGTAACCCATGCTACAGGCTATTTGATGGACCTGAAGGATTTAAAGGTAATTATTAACGACTGCGTGATTGAGAAGCTTGATCATAAGAACATCAATCTGGATGTACCTTTTATGAAAGGCAAAATGGCATCGACCGAATTGCTTTGCATTGAAATATTTAACCAGCTTAAAGCTCCTATTGAAGCTTACCAGGGTGTGTTTTTGCATTCTGTAAAGCTATACGAAACCGAAAATAACTCAGCCGAATATTTTGGCGACTAA
- the mqnB gene encoding futalosine hydrolase, whose translation MKNMIKLLIVAATQPEIEPLLSHFDKKRSFDVLITGVGMVPTAYALGNYFTLNQHDLVINLGIAGSFDRSISLGEVVEVVDDDLAELGAEDDQDFIPIEKLGFGKSRYFASATLDQYLEKTALKKTTAITVNTVHGSDASIAKVIKQSAPQLESMEGAAFFYACEKAGVVGLQIRAVSNYVEKRNRDNWKIGLAVKNLNNFAINLINVLANQA comes from the coding sequence ATGAAAAATATGATAAAGCTATTAATTGTTGCCGCAACACAGCCCGAAATTGAGCCATTACTTAGCCATTTTGATAAAAAACGGTCATTTGATGTATTAATTACCGGTGTGGGCATGGTACCTACCGCATATGCCCTGGGTAATTATTTTACGCTTAATCAACACGACCTGGTGATTAATTTGGGTATTGCAGGTAGTTTTGACCGAAGCATCAGTTTAGGCGAGGTGGTTGAGGTGGTGGATGATGACCTTGCCGAATTAGGTGCCGAGGATGACCAGGACTTTATCCCTATCGAAAAATTGGGCTTCGGCAAGAGCCGGTATTTTGCATCGGCTACGCTTGATCAGTACTTAGAAAAGACTGCATTAAAAAAAACAACCGCAATAACGGTTAATACAGTTCATGGTAGTGATGCATCTATTGCAAAGGTAATAAAGCAATCGGCCCCGCAGTTAGAGAGCATGGAGGGTGCGGCATTTTTTTATGCTTGCGAAAAAGCCGGTGTTGTTGGTTTGCAAATCAGGGCTGTGTCAAATTACGTAGAAAAGCGCAACCGCGACAATTGGAAGATAGGGCTGGCTGTTAAAAATCTAAATAACTTTGCCATCAATTTGATCAATGTCCTGGCAAACCAGGCTTAA
- a CDS encoding menaquinone biosynthesis family protein, with product MKLSLGFSPCPNDTFIFDALIHHKIDTEGLEFDVYFDDVETLNQKAFNNTLDITKLSYHAFAYVADQYVLMDSGSALGFGVGPLLIYKGPLERFFMEAGYTATDADTRAKNQADLAAVVSKLKIGIPGKYTTANFLLSLAFPDAVNKIEMKFNEIENALIEGSIDFGLIIHENRFTYQDKGLTKLMDMGDYWEKQTGCAIPLGGIVINRNLPLDVQLKVNRVLRRSVEFAFANPKSGLDFIRSHSQEMSEEVMYKHIDLYVNQYSVELGVEGRKAIRLLFDKAQEKNIIPPIKNELFLTA from the coding sequence ATGAAACTTTCCCTCGGTTTTTCGCCCTGCCCAAACGATACCTTTATTTTTGATGCGCTTATCCATCATAAAATTGATACAGAAGGTTTGGAGTTTGATGTTTATTTTGACGATGTGGAAACGCTAAACCAAAAGGCGTTTAACAATACTTTAGATATTACCAAACTGAGCTACCATGCCTTTGCCTATGTTGCCGATCAATATGTACTGATGGATTCGGGCAGTGCGCTGGGTTTTGGCGTTGGCCCCTTATTGATATACAAAGGGCCGCTTGAACGTTTTTTTATGGAGGCGGGTTACACAGCCACAGATGCTGATACCAGGGCAAAAAATCAGGCTGATTTAGCTGCTGTGGTTTCTAAACTTAAAATAGGTATACCCGGCAAGTATACTACAGCAAACTTTTTACTAAGCCTGGCTTTCCCCGACGCGGTTAACAAAATTGAAATGAAATTTAACGAAATTGAGAATGCCTTGATTGAAGGCAGTATTGATTTTGGACTCATCATCCACGAAAACCGTTTTACTTACCAGGACAAGGGTTTAACTAAACTAATGGACATGGGCGATTATTGGGAGAAACAAACCGGCTGCGCCATACCGCTGGGCGGCATTGTAATTAATCGTAATTTACCGTTGGATGTGCAATTGAAAGTGAACCGGGTTTTAAGGCGATCGGTTGAGTTTGCTTTTGCCAATCCAAAATCGGGATTGGATTTTATCCGCTCGCACTCCCAGGAAATGAGCGAAGAAGTGATGTATAAGCATATAGACCTGTATGTTAACCAATATTCGGTTGAGCTGGGTGTTGAGGGCCGTAAGGCTATCCGTTTGCTTTTTGATAAAGCCCAGGAGAAAAATATTATCCCCCCAATAAAAAACGAGTTGTTTTTAACTGCATAA
- a CDS encoding DUF3857 domain-containing protein translates to MKKISTLVLFLVCLCYFHRLHAQTQAFGKIDVADLELKNCDFEKDANAMVLFDKGDVYFDQNFSIVMERHKRIKIFNDKGKDEANIRIPFFGGNRLESITDIQVETINEVNGKPEITKLEKKLIYTENLDKVHTAIVFAFPNVKPGSVIEFKYRWQTDYVWNFPDWIFQDNIPTRYSELSTQVPDIFFYKTQTRTAAAYVKHTSSSDSKSIGSGQDVVSYSVDNQVRGIANIPSLQDEPYMRSRADNLQGLYFQLTSIRPIGGFVRNYNETWDKIGNTVCEDEDFGSQFKRKLKDEELIIAKAKTLKTDDEKIAYVFNAVKNRMKWNDVDRWYTNDGTSKAWEKQSGNSTEINLVLYHLLKQAGLKAYPMMVSTRDNGRVNPYYPNLNQFNRAVAYIPVDSTKRYILDASNRYNVYNEVPDELLNSYGFQINKDDKQYGMLFIDKTQPARKSVFLQANILADGKMEGTAEINNFSYQKLSTVEKYKRDGEDKYKTFLKDNDNNLSISSLKFENMDVDSLPLSQKIDFKLTLTGSDGDYIYFNPNMFLSMRSNPFLSEKRASDIDFGYRSLYSVNGNYKIPAGYKTEGLPKNTTLMMPDQSISFRRLVGEEDGLIQISYMISFKKSIFFKENYAELREFYKKMYEMLNEQIVLKKS, encoded by the coding sequence ATGAAAAAAATATCTACTCTTGTTTTATTCCTGGTTTGCTTGTGCTATTTCCATCGGTTACATGCTCAAACACAGGCTTTTGGAAAAATTGACGTTGCCGACCTTGAATTAAAAAATTGTGATTTTGAAAAAGATGCCAACGCAATGGTTCTTTTTGATAAGGGCGATGTGTATTTTGATCAGAATTTTAGTATTGTAATGGAGCGCCATAAGCGTATCAAAATTTTTAATGATAAAGGAAAGGATGAAGCCAATATCAGGATACCGTTTTTTGGCGGTAATCGCCTTGAAAGTATAACCGATATCCAGGTTGAAACGATCAATGAGGTTAACGGAAAGCCCGAAATTACCAAATTGGAGAAAAAGCTGATCTATACCGAAAACCTTGATAAGGTGCACACGGCTATTGTTTTTGCCTTTCCTAATGTAAAACCCGGATCGGTTATCGAATTTAAATACCGTTGGCAAACCGATTATGTATGGAATTTTCCGGATTGGATTTTTCAGGATAACATACCAACGCGCTACAGCGAGCTAAGCACCCAGGTACCCGATATCTTTTTCTATAAAACACAAACCCGCACGGCTGCAGCCTATGTAAAACACACATCGAGCTCCGATTCAAAAAGTATTGGTAGCGGGCAGGATGTTGTTAGCTATAGTGTTGATAACCAGGTGCGCGGCATAGCCAATATACCCTCCTTACAAGATGAGCCTTATATGCGCTCCAGAGCCGATAACCTGCAGGGGCTTTATTTTCAGTTAACCAGTATCAGGCCGATAGGGGGCTTCGTTCGTAACTATAACGAAACATGGGACAAAATAGGCAATACCGTATGTGAGGATGAAGATTTTGGCTCACAATTTAAAAGGAAACTTAAAGACGAAGAATTAATTATTGCGAAAGCTAAAACGTTAAAAACGGATGATGAAAAAATAGCGTACGTTTTTAATGCAGTTAAGAACCGAATGAAGTGGAACGACGTTGACCGGTGGTATACCAACGATGGCACATCCAAAGCCTGGGAAAAGCAAAGTGGAAATTCAACCGAGATTAACTTGGTATTGTATCATTTACTTAAACAAGCCGGTTTAAAAGCTTACCCTATGATGGTGAGTACACGTGATAACGGGCGTGTAAATCCTTATTACCCTAATTTAAACCAGTTTAACCGCGCTGTGGCCTATATCCCGGTTGATAGTACAAAGCGTTATATTTTGGATGCTTCAAACAGGTATAACGTTTATAACGAAGTGCCGGATGAGTTGCTTAATTCCTACGGTTTCCAAATCAATAAGGATGATAAACAATACGGTATGTTGTTTATCGATAAAACACAACCTGCCAGGAAATCGGTATTCCTTCAAGCCAATATTCTGGCTGACGGTAAAATGGAGGGCACTGCCGAGATCAATAATTTTAGTTACCAGAAGCTTAGTACTGTAGAAAAGTATAAAAGGGACGGTGAGGATAAATACAAAACCTTTTTAAAGGATAACGATAATAACCTTAGCATTTCATCCCTGAAGTTTGAAAACATGGATGTGGATAGCTTGCCACTCAGTCAAAAGATCGACTTTAAGTTAACCCTTACCGGTTCTGATGGCGATTATATCTATTTCAACCCGAACATGTTTTTATCCATGCGCAGTAATCCCTTCCTGAGTGAAAAACGAGCTTCGGATATTGATTTTGGATACCGCAGCCTATATTCCGTCAACGGCAATTATAAAATTCCGGCCGGTTATAAAACAGAGGGGCTCCCTAAAAATACGACCTTAATGATGCCCGATCAGAGCATCAGTTTCAGACGGCTGGTAGGCGAAGAGGATGGTTTGATCCAGATATCGTACATGATCAGCTTTAAAAAAAGTATCTTTTTTAAAGAGAATTATGCCGAACTACGCGAATTTTATAAAAAAATGTACGAAATGTTGAACGAGCAGATTGTGCTGAAAAAATCCTGA